The Phycisphaerales bacterium genome includes a region encoding these proteins:
- a CDS encoding nucleoside deaminase: MDTFLQAALAEARLGRAAGGIPIGSVLVIDGRIVGRGHNRRVQRSSAILHAEMDCLENAGRLKSRDYARATLYSTLSPCDMCSGAVLLYGIPRVVVGEHRTFQGPEMYVRSRGVELVILDDPECVRLMTDFIAAEPTLWNEDIGV; encoded by the coding sequence ATGGACACATTTCTGCAAGCCGCTCTGGCCGAGGCGCGTCTCGGTCGCGCCGCGGGCGGCATCCCGATCGGGTCGGTGCTGGTCATCGACGGGCGGATCGTCGGCCGGGGGCACAATCGCCGCGTGCAAAGAAGCAGTGCGATTCTTCACGCTGAGATGGACTGCCTGGAGAACGCGGGTCGGCTGAAGTCCCGCGATTACGCCCGTGCCACGCTCTATTCGACACTGTCGCCCTGCGACATGTGCAGCGGTGCCGTCCTGCTGTACGGGATCCCGCGGGTCGTGGTGGGCGAGCACCGTACGTTCCAGGGCCCCGAAATGTATGTCCGCAGCCGCGGCGTCGAACTGGTGATCCTCGACGATCCCGAGTGCGTGCGGTTGATGACCGACTTCATCGCGGCCGAGCCGACCCTGTGGAACGAGGACATCGGTGTGTAA
- the clpB gene encoding ATP-dependent chaperone ClpB — MQMDRFTIRAAEAVQSAQHKAQEAGHPEVTPLHLLGALIEPDAGSDGGIAAPLLEKAGAPPAQVRALVAGELNRLPRQTGGQVHASRGLVEVLQAAEKAARQMQDQYVSVEHLLLALCEVASDAREILRLNGLRRDDLLAALQAVRGNQSVQSQNPEDTYQPLQRYGRDLVELARQGKLDPVIGRDEEIRRCMQVLARRTKNNPVLIGEAGVGKTAIVEGLAQRILAGDVPQALRDKKLVSLDMGALIAGAKYRGEFEERLKAVVNAVVQSAGEVILFIDEMHTVVGAGRTEGSPDAGNLLKPALARGELRCIGATTLEEYRKHVEKDKALERRFQPIYVGEPTVEDTIAILRGLKPRYDAHHGVRIQDAALVAAATLAQRYITDRQLPDKAIDLVDEAASRLRIENDSLPSELDELRRRIMQLEIEREALRKEKDEASRRQLETNERTLADLKERDRALTAQWQNEKSAIDELKALKTTHGAKQTELEEAQRRGDLERAARIRYGELPDLERRLTGHEQKLTELHATGQGLLREEVTAEEIAEVVSKWTGVPVARLLEGEREKLIQMEERLHERVVGQDDAIRAVSDAVRRSRAGLGDPQRPLGSFLFLGPTGVGKTELCKALAQFLFDDEAAFVRIDMSEFMEPHSVARLIGAPPGYVGYEEGGRLTEAVHRRPYSVILLDEIEKAHADVFNVLLQVLDDGRLTDGHGRTVDFRNTLVVMTSNLGSDQIQALSESGASEAEIELKVRSVLRHHFRPEFLNRIDETIIFHRLGREHLRGIVDRQVRLLAQRLADREIALELTPAACEQLARDGYDPVYGARPLKRLIQQQIENPLAKRILAGEFGPGDAVRVDVAGEGYVFEARGTTASVS; from the coding sequence ATGCAGATGGATCGCTTCACCATACGTGCTGCGGAGGCCGTGCAGAGCGCCCAGCACAAGGCGCAGGAAGCCGGCCATCCCGAAGTCACGCCCCTTCACCTGCTGGGCGCCCTGATCGAGCCGGACGCCGGTTCGGACGGGGGGATTGCCGCTCCGCTACTTGAGAAAGCGGGGGCGCCCCCGGCGCAGGTGCGTGCGTTGGTGGCTGGCGAGCTCAACCGCCTGCCTCGCCAGACCGGTGGACAGGTTCATGCTTCGCGGGGGCTCGTGGAGGTCCTCCAGGCCGCGGAGAAAGCCGCGCGCCAGATGCAGGACCAATACGTTTCGGTCGAGCACCTGCTGCTGGCACTGTGCGAAGTCGCCAGTGACGCGCGTGAAATCTTGCGCCTGAACGGCCTACGGCGCGACGACCTGCTGGCCGCACTCCAAGCGGTACGCGGCAACCAGTCTGTGCAGTCGCAGAATCCGGAGGACACGTACCAGCCGTTGCAGCGCTATGGCCGGGATCTCGTGGAACTCGCCCGGCAAGGCAAGCTTGATCCGGTCATCGGACGTGACGAGGAGATCCGGCGCTGCATGCAGGTGTTGGCGCGGCGGACCAAGAACAACCCCGTCCTGATCGGGGAAGCGGGCGTGGGAAAGACGGCGATCGTCGAGGGTCTCGCGCAGCGGATTCTGGCGGGCGATGTGCCCCAGGCGCTGCGGGACAAGAAACTCGTCTCCCTGGACATGGGGGCCCTCATTGCCGGAGCGAAGTACCGCGGGGAGTTCGAGGAACGTCTCAAGGCGGTGGTCAACGCCGTCGTGCAGTCAGCAGGCGAGGTCATCCTCTTCATCGACGAGATGCACACGGTGGTCGGGGCGGGGCGGACCGAAGGTTCGCCCGATGCGGGGAACCTGCTGAAGCCCGCCCTGGCGCGTGGCGAGTTGCGCTGCATTGGCGCGACCACGCTCGAGGAGTACCGCAAGCACGTCGAAAAGGACAAGGCGCTGGAGCGGCGCTTCCAGCCGATCTATGTCGGCGAACCGACCGTCGAGGATACGATCGCGATCCTCCGCGGCCTGAAGCCACGTTATGACGCGCACCACGGCGTACGTATTCAGGATGCGGCCCTGGTCGCTGCCGCGACCCTCGCACAGCGCTACATCACTGACCGGCAGCTCCCCGACAAGGCGATCGACCTGGTCGATGAGGCGGCCTCGCGCCTGCGGATCGAAAATGACTCGCTGCCCAGCGAGCTCGACGAACTGCGGCGTCGCATCATGCAACTTGAGATCGAGCGTGAGGCCCTGCGCAAGGAAAAGGACGAAGCCAGCCGGCGCCAACTTGAAACCAACGAACGCACCCTCGCCGACCTGAAGGAGCGCGACCGCGCCCTGACCGCGCAGTGGCAGAATGAAAAGAGCGCCATCGACGAGTTGAAAGCACTCAAGACCACCCACGGTGCCAAGCAGACCGAGCTTGAGGAAGCCCAGCGGCGCGGCGATCTCGAACGGGCCGCCCGCATTCGCTACGGCGAGTTGCCCGACCTGGAGCGCCGCCTCACGGGGCATGAGCAGAAGCTCACCGAACTGCATGCTACTGGGCAGGGACTGCTGCGCGAGGAGGTCACCGCAGAGGAGATCGCCGAGGTCGTCAGCAAGTGGACCGGTGTGCCCGTGGCGCGCCTGTTAGAAGGTGAGCGTGAAAAGCTCATCCAGATGGAAGAGCGACTACACGAACGCGTCGTTGGACAGGACGACGCCATCCGCGCCGTCTCCGATGCCGTCCGCCGCAGCCGGGCCGGGCTCGGCGATCCGCAGCGGCCGCTGGGTTCGTTCCTCTTCCTCGGCCCAACCGGCGTCGGCAAGACGGAATTGTGCAAAGCCCTCGCGCAGTTCCTCTTCGATGATGAAGCCGCCTTCGTGCGGATCGACATGAGCGAATTCATGGAGCCGCACAGTGTCGCGCGGCTCATCGGCGCGCCCCCGGGCTACGTCGGCTATGAGGAAGGCGGCCGCCTCACGGAGGCCGTGCATCGGCGGCCGTACAGCGTGATTCTCCTGGACGAGATCGAAAAGGCCCACGCCGACGTGTTCAACGTCTTGCTCCAGGTGCTGGACGATGGACGTCTCACCGACGGCCACGGCCGCACCGTCGATTTCCGCAACACGCTGGTGGTGATGACGAGCAACCTCGGTAGCGACCAGATCCAGGCGCTGTCGGAGAGCGGCGCGAGCGAAGCGGAGATCGAGCTCAAGGTCCGCAGCGTGCTGCGTCACCACTTCCGGCCGGAGTTCCTCAACCGGATCGACGAAACGATCATCTTCCACCGGTTGGGGCGCGAGCACCTCCGCGGCATCGTGGACCGGCAGGTTCGGCTGCTGGCCCAGCGCCTGGCGGATCGGGAGATTGCGCTCGAGCTGACTCCGGCGGCGTGTGAGCAACTCGCGCGCGATGGTTACGACCCGGTCTATGGCGCCCGGCCGCTGAAACGGCTGATCCAGCAGCAAATCGAGAACCCCCTCGCCAAGCGCATCCTGGCGGGCGAATTCGGCCCGGGCGACGCGGTTCGGGTCGATGTCGCCGGCGAGGGGTATGTTTTTGAAGCACGCGGCACCACGGCCTCTGTGAGCTGA
- a CDS encoding cobalamin-dependent protein (Presence of a B(12) (cobalamin)-binding domain implies dependence on cobalamin itself, in one of its several forms, or in some unusual lineages, dependence on a cobalamin-like analog.), with translation MPEPLLTRYLQPLLAGRRAECFDLIMDALRTGANSTDLLCDVIWPAMAQVERLYRDDRISTATEHMACRINRTAADQLQAHLPNTPANGKRAVLMCADTEHEELGAQMVGDLLQSEGWEVFLVGGGVPDDEILAITGQLRPQMLLIFGAVPEAVPQTRALIDHLHDINACPTMNIVVVGGIFNRADGLWREIGADGFADHLRTALELIRTMGPRVASATHHGFVKQRHRRRKGTPTPATAAV, from the coding sequence ATGCCCGAACCGTTGCTGACACGCTATCTGCAACCTTTGCTCGCCGGTCGCCGTGCCGAGTGCTTCGATTTGATCATGGACGCGCTCCGCACGGGCGCGAACAGCACGGACCTGCTGTGCGATGTGATCTGGCCTGCCATGGCGCAGGTTGAACGGCTCTATCGCGACGATCGCATCAGCACAGCCACCGAGCACATGGCCTGCCGCATCAACCGCACGGCGGCAGATCAGTTGCAGGCCCACCTTCCGAACACACCTGCCAACGGTAAACGCGCCGTTCTCATGTGTGCGGATACGGAACACGAGGAACTGGGCGCCCAGATGGTCGGTGACCTGCTGCAATCCGAGGGCTGGGAGGTCTTCCTGGTCGGTGGTGGAGTGCCGGATGACGAAATCCTCGCGATCACAGGTCAGCTCCGGCCGCAGATGCTGCTGATATTCGGCGCCGTCCCCGAGGCGGTGCCGCAGACCCGCGCACTGATTGATCACCTGCACGACATCAATGCCTGTCCGACCATGAACATTGTCGTGGTCGGCGGCATCTTCAATCGCGCTGACGGACTGTGGCGTGAAATCGGTGCTGACGGCTTCGCGGATCACTTGCGTACCGCACTCGAGCTGATCCGGACCATGGGCCCGCGTGTCGCTTCCGCCACCCACCACGGTTTCGTCAAACAGCGTCACCGTCGGCGTAAGGGAACACCGACACCAGCGACCGCCGCGGTTTAA
- a CDS encoding FAD:protein FMN transferase, with amino-acid sequence MNLPSAPTPDPLPSPEPPFAAALHAASDKPERFACDAMACTFELYLFDKPAGYAAQAAQVAFDELARLEGLLSRFRPESDIAQINRATRGDLVPIQPETRDCLTRASELYLATGGVFDIAFRSDPAARPRRDASGVPPLVFDPRAHAVRIQASGLQLDLGALGKGFAIDRLVALLRTWGFARALVQCGQSTVYALGGPSPGRGWRLALRDPAAPDVALGWVPVHDGALAGSGQFLHGAHILDPRNGQPVASHRAAWALAGDAATADALSTACMILSPEDVAAVCSRQPALTVVLRHTPGATTLSAYGAAAASFELATPRG; translated from the coding sequence ATGAATCTACCGTCGGCCCCCACGCCCGATCCGCTCCCTTCGCCCGAGCCACCGTTCGCGGCAGCACTCCACGCCGCGAGTGACAAACCGGAGCGTTTTGCTTGCGATGCGATGGCTTGCACGTTCGAGCTGTACCTCTTCGACAAGCCGGCGGGCTATGCCGCACAGGCCGCGCAGGTCGCCTTTGATGAGCTCGCGCGGCTCGAAGGCCTCCTGAGCCGGTTTCGGCCGGAGAGCGACATTGCCCAGATCAACCGCGCGACCCGCGGCGACCTGGTCCCGATCCAGCCCGAGACTCGTGATTGCCTTACGCGCGCGTCCGAACTCTATCTTGCAACGGGGGGCGTCTTCGACATCGCTTTCCGCAGCGATCCCGCGGCACGGCCCAGGCGCGATGCGTCCGGCGTGCCGCCGTTGGTGTTCGATCCGCGAGCGCATGCTGTGCGCATTCAAGCATCCGGGCTGCAGCTCGATTTGGGCGCGCTCGGCAAGGGCTTCGCCATCGACCGCCTCGTGGCTCTCCTGCGCACCTGGGGCTTCGCGCGTGCCCTCGTGCAATGCGGGCAGAGTACCGTCTACGCACTCGGAGGGCCGAGCCCAGGCCGCGGCTGGCGACTGGCTTTGCGCGATCCGGCGGCACCGGACGTCGCCCTGGGCTGGGTGCCGGTGCATGATGGCGCGCTCGCCGGCTCGGGCCAATTCCTCCACGGCGCGCACATCCTCGATCCGCGCAACGGTCAGCCCGTGGCATCCCACCGCGCCGCCTGGGCGCTGGCCGGCGATGCCGCGACCGCTGATGCGCTCAGTACCGCCTGCATGATCCTGTCTCCTGAAGACGTGGCGGCGGTGTGCAGCCGGCAACCCGCTCTCACCGTGGTACTACGCCACACACCAGGCGCCACAACGCTCTCCGCGTACGGGGCAGCTGCGGCGAGTTTCGAGCTGGCAACCCCGCGCGGGTAG
- a CDS encoding TIGR03663 family protein, with protein sequence MTARALALTIAGGLAVLGVAVGLRLPQLERRPMHADEAVHTIKFAELWEHGRYLYDPHEYHGPTPYYSTLPVVWLTGASDFLATSATTYRLVPVLYGLLLVLLVALLRDGLGPAGTPVAALLIAVSPALTYYSRYYIPEPLLIAYAALALGATWWYLRTGRATWACVAGAALGAMHGTKSTCLLLWFAAAISAVVVLYWRRSGEWHLRRHLGPLMLALFVALLVSTALLSGGFTNLRGPLDGWLTYATYFERAGDGGHRQAWAYYLRLLLWFREPGGPIFSELLIALLAVVGAFAACRSTTAPGLHLGLARFLALYALLLTALYSAIPYKTPWNALPFLHAWILLAGVGWAALWHFARRSPIGRPALLLLLGLGVGQLGAQAWRTSHHPVFHNDPRNPWVYAPTVADAGRLALRLTQLHAAAPAQSPPSIQVIAHNPWPLPWYLRALPRVGYWDTPPPDLSGEVLVVGISEQGTLAERLRGCEDDYVASHYGLRRDEVLLVLVRRPLWESWLASQTAVSP encoded by the coding sequence ATGACCGCACGAGCACTGGCCCTCACAATCGCCGGAGGGCTCGCCGTCCTGGGCGTGGCAGTGGGTTTGCGCCTGCCGCAACTCGAACGCCGCCCCATGCACGCAGACGAGGCGGTCCACACGATCAAGTTCGCTGAATTGTGGGAACACGGCCGGTATCTCTATGACCCGCACGAGTACCATGGTCCGACGCCGTACTACTCGACATTGCCGGTGGTGTGGCTGACCGGGGCTTCCGATTTTCTCGCGACGAGCGCGACAACCTACCGCCTGGTCCCGGTGCTGTACGGCCTCCTGCTGGTACTACTGGTTGCGCTGCTTCGGGATGGGCTTGGGCCGGCGGGCACCCCTGTCGCAGCTCTGCTGATCGCCGTCTCACCAGCTTTGACGTATTACAGCCGCTATTACATCCCGGAGCCGCTACTGATTGCCTACGCCGCGCTCGCACTGGGCGCGACGTGGTGGTACCTGCGGACGGGACGCGCCACATGGGCGTGCGTGGCTGGTGCGGCGCTCGGTGCCATGCACGGCACGAAGTCCACCTGCCTGCTGCTCTGGTTCGCGGCGGCGATCTCCGCTGTCGTCGTCTTGTACTGGCGACGATCGGGGGAGTGGCATCTGCGGCGGCACCTTGGGCCGCTCATGCTCGCACTGTTTGTGGCCCTCCTGGTCTCGACCGCACTGCTTTCCGGCGGCTTTACGAACCTGCGCGGACCACTCGACGGTTGGTTGACTTACGCCACTTACTTCGAGCGAGCCGGCGACGGGGGGCATCGGCAAGCATGGGCCTACTACCTGCGGCTGCTACTCTGGTTTCGCGAACCCGGCGGACCGATCTTCAGCGAACTGCTGATTGCCCTCCTCGCTGTCGTGGGCGCTTTCGCTGCGTGTCGCAGCACCACGGCCCCGGGATTGCATCTCGGACTGGCGCGGTTCCTCGCACTCTACGCGCTGCTTCTGACCGCGCTCTACAGCGCCATTCCCTACAAGACCCCGTGGAACGCCCTGCCGTTCCTGCACGCGTGGATTCTCCTGGCCGGGGTCGGCTGGGCGGCCCTCTGGCACTTCGCCCGCCGCAGCCCGATCGGCCGTCCGGCACTCCTGCTGCTGCTCGGCCTCGGAGTCGGCCAGCTCGGCGCGCAGGCCTGGCGCACCAGTCACCATCCCGTTTTTCACAATGACCCGCGGAATCCCTGGGTGTACGCGCCCACTGTGGCTGACGCCGGCCGCCTCGCACTGCGACTTACGCAATTGCACGCCGCGGCACCGGCCCAATCCCCGCCCAGCATCCAGGTGATCGCGCACAACCCGTGGCCGCTGCCGTGGTACTTGCGCGCCCTGCCGCGGGTGGGCTATTGGGATACGCCACCGCCCGATCTGTCGGGCGAGGTGTTGGTAGTCGGTATTTCAGAGCAGGGGACGCTGGCGGAGCGACTACGCGGGTGCGAAGATGACTACGTGGCAAGTCATTACGGACTGCGCCGCGACGAGGTACTCCTGGTCCTGGTGCGACGCCCATTGTGGGAAAGCTGGCTCGCAAGCCAGACAGCCGTCAGCCCATGA